One region of Dehalococcoidia bacterium genomic DNA includes:
- the galT gene encoding galactose-1-phosphate uridylyltransferase has protein sequence MSEIRQDITTEEWVIIAKERALRPSEFARQQSRPELPAFSASCPFCPGNESMTPGEILIYRDKEAPGWRVRVVSNKFPALKPGGSTVRKIESGLFMSMDGVGIHEVIVETPEHNKILSLQEAGGIADILRAYRERYNAMKQESFVKLITIYKNYGPKAGTTLEHSHSQLIATPVVPRYMRIQFEVATRYYDNIGRCLYCDLASHEISTSDRLVMETEFFTVFHPFASHTPFETWIIPKRGQASFGNTTTQELADLAHVLRSVLLKIYTGLNNPDYNYVISSAPVDDENKDYYSWHIRIIPRLTELVGFEIGSGINLNTALPEETARFMRDL, from the coding sequence ATGTCTGAGATCAGACAGGATATTACCACTGAAGAATGGGTCATTATAGCGAAAGAAAGGGCGCTGAGGCCGTCCGAATTCGCCCGTCAGCAGTCCAGACCGGAACTTCCTGCATTTTCAGCATCATGCCCGTTTTGCCCCGGCAACGAATCGATGACGCCGGGAGAAATACTTATATACCGGGATAAAGAGGCCCCAGGATGGCGCGTGAGAGTTGTATCAAATAAGTTTCCTGCGCTCAAACCGGGCGGCAGTACCGTAAGGAAGATCGAGTCAGGATTATTCATGAGCATGGACGGCGTTGGAATACATGAGGTTATTGTGGAAACACCGGAACACAATAAAATCCTGTCATTGCAGGAAGCCGGCGGCATTGCAGATATCCTGCGCGCCTACCGGGAAAGGTACAACGCCATGAAACAGGAATCCTTCGTAAAGCTTATCACTATCTATAAAAATTATGGACCGAAGGCGGGCACTACGCTGGAGCACTCGCATTCGCAATTGATAGCTACGCCTGTCGTGCCCAGATATATGCGAATACAATTTGAAGTTGCTACAAGATATTATGACAATATCGGCAGGTGCCTTTACTGCGACCTGGCAAGCCATGAAATTAGCACATCCGACCGACTGGTAATGGAAACGGAATTTTTCACAGTCTTCCACCCATTTGCTTCACACACACCTTTTGAGACTTGGATTATACCTAAAAGGGGGCAGGCATCCTTTGGCAATACAACGACACAAGAGCTGGCTGACCTGGCACATGTACTGCGATCTGTATTATTGAAGATTTATACGGGTTTGAATAATCCCGATTATAACTATGTTATCAGTAGCGCCCCGGTGGATGATGAAAATAAAGACTATTACAGCTGGCACATCAGGATTATCCCCAGGCTGACGGAACTGGTCGGATTTGAAATCGGGTCAGGCATCAACCTGAACACTGCTTTACCGGAAGAGACAGCCCGATTCATGCGTGACCTGTAG
- a CDS encoding DUF1254 domain-containing protein, with amino-acid sequence MKNILSSRFPVLAVLLILLSTTFTACVSSGQATPQSVSPQEARQISYNAAIYGFPLVVMDLTRQVMTAVPTANANGSPVNQFGNKKVFPDATFTNVVNPNADTLYSSAWIDTSKEPIILSLPDTQGRYYLMPMFNCWTDCFASPGSRTTGTGAGSYAITGPGWGGGLPEGLPEMRSSTRWVWIVGRIACSGPADYENVWNLQDRLKLTPLSAWGTDYVPPADVPVDPAVNTKVSPLNQLLALDSAGYFNYVCRLMVDNPPYDADAPMLADMAKIGIKPGADYESYFAGLNDSLKSAIQTGYKSALADIPVTDLGKEKNGWQLPTNTGNYGTDYTVRAVIAYRGLGANLIDDAFYASASTDGDGTIFSSDNKYILHFNKDEIPPVNGFWSLSMYNDKIMFVANPINRYSLGSLSDPPLIKNPDGSLDIYIQRDAPDSAVMNNWLPAPAGGGFQMTLRLYWPQQPVVDQQWAPPAVQPVK; translated from the coding sequence ATGAAAAACATCCTTTCGTCCAGGTTTCCGGTTCTCGCCGTCTTACTGATCCTATTGAGCACTACTTTTACAGCATGTGTATCCTCCGGGCAAGCCACCCCGCAAAGCGTCAGCCCTCAGGAGGCCCGGCAGATATCCTATAATGCCGCAATATACGGCTTCCCGCTGGTCGTAATGGACCTGACCCGGCAGGTCATGACGGCGGTTCCCACAGCCAATGCGAACGGGTCACCGGTCAACCAGTTCGGCAATAAGAAGGTCTTTCCGGATGCAACATTTACCAACGTGGTGAACCCTAATGCCGATACGCTTTATTCATCGGCCTGGATAGACACCTCTAAAGAACCAATTATCCTTTCTTTGCCGGATACTCAAGGACGCTACTACCTGATGCCCATGTTCAACTGCTGGACCGATTGCTTTGCCTCGCCTGGATCACGCACCACCGGCACCGGCGCCGGCAGCTACGCCATCACCGGTCCAGGCTGGGGCGGCGGGTTGCCTGAAGGCCTCCCTGAGATGAGGTCTTCCACCCGTTGGGTCTGGATAGTCGGTCGCATCGCTTGTAGCGGACCCGCAGATTATGAAAACGTCTGGAACCTCCAGGACCGGTTAAAGCTGACGCCGCTCTCCGCCTGGGGCACGGATTATGTACCGCCGGCTGACGTTCCGGTCGATCCTGCTGTTAATACCAAAGTCTCTCCTTTGAATCAGTTGCTGGCCCTGGATTCAGCCGGCTACTTCAACTACGTGTGTCGGTTGATGGTCGACAATCCTCCCTATGACGCAGATGCGCCGATGCTGGCCGACATGGCAAAGATAGGCATTAAGCCCGGAGCCGACTATGAATCATATTTTGCCGGGCTAAATGATAGTCTCAAGTCTGCAATTCAAACCGGTTACAAGTCCGCTCTGGCCGATATTCCCGTAACAGACCTGGGTAAAGAGAAAAACGGGTGGCAGCTCCCCACCAATACCGGCAACTATGGGACCGATTATACAGTCAGGGCGGTTATCGCCTACAGGGGGCTGGGCGCAAATCTAATCGATGATGCTTTCTATGCCTCGGCTTCAACCGACGGCGACGGGACAATATTTTCCAGCGATAACAAATATATACTTCATTTCAACAAGGACGAGATACCGCCGGTAAACGGATTCTGGTCTCTCTCCATGTACAATGACAAGATCATGTTCGTGGCCAATCCGATCAACAGGTACAGCCTGGGCTCATTAAGCGATCCGCCCCTGATAAAAAATCCTGACGGGTCTCTCGACATCTATATACAGCGCGATGCGCCTGACTCCGCCGTAATGAACAACTGGTTACCTGCACCGGCCGGCGGCGGCTTTCAGATGACGCTGCGCCTGTACTGGCCGCAGCAACCGGTGGTAGACCAGCAATGGGCGCCGCCGGCAGTACAACCGGTCAAGTAG
- a CDS encoding TIGR03768 family metallophosphoesterase: MKHNCKYKIIYLMSVICILALCLPGCVSGGAQNQVSAYPIDTDVRTTVHRTIALNENISGLSSLELSKVSEYGKYGYGKWTYGQGIPNELRTDIMPAGDAAASVSRKTRLLNFFAITDVHITDKESPSQLIYLQQLNSKDAEVTSIYSPVMLCTTQVLDAAVQTINALHRQNPFDFGISLGDVSNSTQYNETRWYIDLLDGKVINPSSGAHAGAEAIDYQKPFKAAGLDKTIPWYQTLGNHDHFWIGSIPVNDFLRQSYTSDTILAAGDVLADPRNLNKPDYYMGVIDGSTPYGEIRGAGPVANFNSPPKVVADPDRRSLLRTEWINEFFNTTSSPVGHGFNLVDPGQPEGFACYSFVPKSTIPLKVIVLDDTQREDDGSADIHGHGFLDQARWEWLKKELANGQAAGQLMIVAAHIPIGVQPDNTELEWWNSPQNAVTLPDLLKELENNPNLIMWISGHRHLNTIKAFVSTDPARPECGFWQVETSSLRDFPQQFRTFEIYLNSDYTVSIVATDVDPSVKEGTPAARSRAYAVAAQEIVKNNLSPVFAGADPTIPDPTIPDPTIRPMPTLSYNAELLKQLSPAMKAKLQALFP; the protein is encoded by the coding sequence ATGAAGCACAACTGCAAATATAAAATCATCTATCTGATGTCGGTCATTTGTATACTGGCCCTGTGTTTGCCGGGATGCGTATCCGGCGGCGCTCAAAATCAGGTCAGCGCATATCCGATTGATACTGACGTCCGGACTACGGTGCACAGGACGATCGCTCTCAATGAAAACATCTCCGGTCTCAGCTCTCTTGAGCTTTCCAAAGTCTCGGAATATGGCAAATACGGTTACGGCAAGTGGACCTATGGCCAGGGCATCCCCAACGAGCTGCGCACCGATATCATGCCGGCCGGTGATGCCGCCGCGTCGGTAAGCAGGAAAACCAGGCTACTGAATTTCTTCGCTATAACCGATGTCCATATAACCGATAAAGAATCCCCATCCCAGTTGATCTACCTGCAGCAGTTAAATTCCAAAGACGCCGAGGTCACTTCGATATACTCGCCGGTGATGCTTTGCACAACTCAGGTACTGGATGCGGCCGTACAGACCATAAACGCGCTTCACAGGCAAAATCCGTTTGATTTCGGCATCTCACTGGGCGACGTATCCAACAGCACCCAGTACAACGAAACAAGGTGGTATATAGATTTGCTGGACGGCAAGGTCATCAATCCGAGTTCCGGCGCCCATGCCGGGGCTGAAGCCATCGACTACCAGAAGCCTTTCAAGGCGGCAGGCCTGGATAAGACTATTCCCTGGTACCAGACGCTGGGCAACCACGATCATTTCTGGATCGGTTCAATCCCTGTCAACGACTTCCTGCGCCAATCGTACACCAGCGATACAATCCTGGCTGCCGGCGATGTCCTGGCCGACCCCAGAAATTTAAACAAACCTGATTATTATATGGGCGTAATCGACGGCTCGACTCCTTACGGAGAAATAAGGGGAGCCGGGCCGGTAGCCAACTTCAATAGTCCTCCCAAGGTCGTAGCCGACCCGGACCGCCGGTCACTCTTGAGAACCGAGTGGATCAACGAGTTCTTCAATACAACTTCCAGTCCTGTCGGCCACGGCTTCAACCTGGTCGACCCCGGCCAGCCGGAGGGATTCGCCTGTTATAGCTTCGTCCCCAAATCAACAATACCGCTCAAAGTAATTGTGCTGGATGATACGCAACGGGAAGATGATGGCTCGGCCGATATCCACGGCCACGGTTTCCTCGACCAGGCGCGCTGGGAATGGCTCAAGAAAGAGTTGGCGAACGGCCAGGCCGCCGGCCAGTTGATGATCGTCGCGGCACATATACCCATCGGCGTTCAACCCGACAATACGGAGCTAGAATGGTGGAACAGTCCTCAGAATGCCGTCACCCTGCCGGACCTGCTGAAGGAACTGGAAAATAATCCAAATCTGATTATGTGGATATCAGGGCACCGCCACCTCAATACCATCAAAGCGTTTGTGTCCACCGATCCCGCCAGGCCCGAATGCGGTTTCTGGCAGGTTGAAACGTCGTCACTGAGGGATTTCCCCCAGCAGTTCCGCACCTTCGAAATATATCTCAACAGCGATTACACGGTCTCAATCGTAGCAACCGATGTCGATCCTTCGGTCAAAGAGGGAACGCCGGCCGCCAGATCACGCGCTTACGCAGTGGCCGCGCAGGAGATCGTCAAGAACAATCTGAGTCCGGTCTTTGCCGGAGCCGATCCCACCATCCCTGATCCGACTATTCCGGATCCCACCATCAGGCCGATGCCGACACTTTCCTATAATGCAGAGCTTCTCAAGCAGCTGAGCCCGGCGATGAAGGCCAAATTGCAGGCGCTCTTCCCATAA
- a CDS encoding MFS transporter yields MEKGTLAEGPAYSKWNTYYTTALLYLLLMFDYIDRFVIVALFPFLKSEWALTDTQCGLMVSAVFWAILVLTLPTGALIDRWSRKKTIGLMAIIWSLGTAAGALTRNFTQLFTTRFIIGAGEAGYSAGGTALLSAIFKPEQRARVIGFWYSAIPLGQALGIVLGGIIAVNLGWRNALGIVALPGLLLAILFFWVKDYKTVDLVQSVPQEGLSSKHKMSKRDIIKELFRSKSLLFNNLAFSACTFTIVALTTWLPAYFQRFEGMAIERSGLMASIIMVLAIVGGPLGGFLTDRFYKNKPNSRMLFPALTCAITSSLLFVAFLLHGSLQYGFLLAMGLFIIMFSPGAIAVTQDVVHPGLRSTSLSINIVFQHLLGSALGPLVVGALSDIYGLDKALLFLPATLILAAILFFTGSFFYKRDAESVEKMAIVFEAG; encoded by the coding sequence ATGGAAAAAGGAACATTGGCAGAGGGACCGGCTTACTCTAAATGGAACACCTATTATACTACCGCTCTTCTATATCTCCTGCTGATGTTCGACTACATCGATAGATTTGTCATCGTTGCCCTGTTCCCCTTTCTGAAAAGTGAATGGGCTTTAACGGATACTCAATGCGGCTTGATGGTATCCGCCGTTTTCTGGGCTATCCTGGTTTTAACCCTGCCAACCGGGGCTTTAATAGACCGCTGGAGCAGAAAGAAAACCATCGGTCTGATGGCCATCATCTGGAGCCTTGGTACGGCAGCCGGCGCCCTGACCAGGAATTTCACACAATTATTTACGACCAGATTCATTATCGGAGCGGGCGAAGCGGGTTATTCGGCCGGCGGCACAGCCCTTCTGTCCGCCATTTTCAAACCGGAACAGCGCGCCCGTGTTATAGGGTTCTGGTATTCCGCCATCCCTCTCGGTCAGGCCCTGGGTATAGTGTTAGGTGGGATTATCGCAGTCAACCTGGGGTGGAGAAATGCATTGGGTATAGTAGCTCTCCCGGGATTATTGCTTGCCATCCTGTTTTTTTGGGTCAAGGATTATAAAACGGTGGACCTGGTGCAGTCCGTTCCCCAGGAAGGATTATCATCCAAACACAAGATGAGTAAGCGGGACATTATAAAAGAACTGTTCCGCAGCAAATCTCTTTTATTTAACAACCTGGCATTCTCCGCCTGTACCTTTACCATAGTTGCCCTGACAACCTGGCTGCCTGCCTATTTCCAGAGATTCGAAGGTATGGCTATTGAACGCTCAGGGTTGATGGCCAGTATCATTATGGTTCTGGCCATTGTCGGCGGCCCCCTCGGCGGTTTCCTCACCGACCGGTTTTATAAAAATAAGCCGAATTCACGCATGCTTTTCCCTGCGCTCACCTGTGCGATAACTTCATCCCTGTTGTTCGTTGCATTTCTGTTACATGGCAGCCTTCAATACGGTTTCCTCCTCGCAATGGGATTATTCATCATCATGTTTTCACCGGGTGCGATAGCTGTGACACAGGACGTCGTTCATCCCGGTCTTAGGTCAACCTCATTGAGCATTAACATAGTCTTTCAGCATCTTCTCGGCAGCGCGCTCGGGCCACTCGTAGTGGGCGCTCTTTCGGATATTTACGGCCTGGATAAGGCGCTGCTATTCCTTCCGGCAACACTCATTCTGGCGGCGATTCTCTTTTTCACGGGATCATTTTTCTATAAAAGAGATGCTGAAAGCGTTGAAAAAATGGCAATAGTATTTGAAGCCGGGTAG
- a CDS encoding PA14 domain-containing protein has protein sequence MKKNIASQILVAILTLALLFVSAPVVADSGLTSGFVKIKDWDETHEAFSFSSGQVAWGSGDFFISPRGIHVFESPGIIDMGLVYLDDVGEAPAAGYVEMAAPVDGHTYVVRSNGKYGKFYLEETYDWLTPIQYGISWVYQPNGTRSLGGAASTSQTVTSGQTGAATDTGCTYEQYIAAYNKLTYLMSQGKGDTPEAQAAYAEYAKVKACYESGSTGTGQSSTPATTTTTTPTTPTTTTTTATTTTPQQTGCTQYRIPPAEKWSGSWFNTGISLPARQTVSITASGTVRPSLGMDVYCGPEGTFAVDYWLKDYSFLSGCGHAALIARIGSAGTPMCIGTGTSFSTPTGGELWLGINDTDPANNSGSYAVEVCLGQTSPSATTTTIPATTPAGTTSSTSTSAVTSLSCANKDNEEKGCGPFYGAHTYLFGAQNVTSVVARFDTGRRFNCRSVVTFDVYRNGVWQTIKTVDAVSSSGNSEFAPIEVQVPVNDTISGFRISDGCVCCIDFSEITIYGSQSLPQSSTTTSTSASNVFGSTQILNKGFKGNIYYLEEGTSHLPDFSKMTPVGTIYIEQLDIPDRDFTEGFPGITNRFEWFGISYVGGVFIPAEGYYTFKLTSDDGAKLYIDGELKIDNDGIHPFRTQTKQVYLTRGDHVIKVDYFQGPRARLCLQLHVQTPGGAEDPLKPGLDPSQIVSPAPASTTTTITTTIPAGTALIAESRTVMTGGTVQVPIYFQDAQSVGSLGFTLSYDPAVLQVVKVSKGSLLAPATFTSSDQSGSIIFGFASPQAISGNGSAAIVEFRALGSAGSTSALTLSEILATSYYGSSLTVSPVNGLLTIGQNQPGDADGDGKLSVLDALIALKMYVKSLPLDLIADINQDGRVTPEDARLIMEKAKP, from the coding sequence GTGAAAAAAAACATAGCATCTCAGATATTGGTGGCGATTCTTACTCTGGCTTTATTGTTTGTATCTGCGCCCGTCGTCGCTGATTCCGGTCTCACCAGCGGGTTTGTAAAAATCAAGGACTGGGATGAGACACATGAAGCCTTCAGTTTTTCATCGGGACAAGTTGCCTGGGGCAGCGGCGACTTCTTTATTTCACCCAGAGGGATCCATGTTTTTGAATCTCCCGGCATCATCGATATGGGTTTGGTATATCTTGACGATGTAGGCGAGGCGCCGGCAGCGGGATATGTGGAGATGGCTGCGCCGGTTGATGGTCATACATATGTTGTGCGCTCCAATGGAAAGTACGGTAAATTCTATCTCGAGGAGACCTATGATTGGCTGACCCCTATCCAATATGGGATTTCATGGGTGTATCAGCCCAACGGAACCAGGTCGCTTGGAGGCGCAGCATCAACCAGCCAGACTGTTACCTCCGGACAAACAGGGGCCGCAACAGATACAGGTTGTACCTATGAGCAGTACATCGCAGCTTACAACAAGCTGACCTACTTGATGTCCCAGGGCAAGGGAGATACGCCGGAAGCCCAGGCTGCCTATGCGGAATACGCAAAGGTTAAGGCCTGCTATGAGAGCGGTAGCACGGGAACGGGGCAATCATCCACACCTGCAACTACAACTACCACTACGCCGACCACCCCCACTACTACTACTACTACTGCCACTACGACCACGCCTCAACAGACCGGGTGCACGCAGTATCGCATACCACCTGCCGAAAAGTGGTCCGGCTCATGGTTCAACACCGGCATCAGCTTGCCTGCCAGACAGACGGTTTCCATTACGGCATCGGGGACTGTCAGACCGAGCCTGGGCATGGACGTATATTGCGGACCCGAAGGAACATTCGCGGTTGACTACTGGCTGAAGGATTACTCATTCCTCTCAGGTTGCGGCCATGCAGCGTTGATCGCCAGGATCGGATCAGCAGGGACTCCGATGTGTATCGGCACAGGCACCTCTTTCTCCACTCCCACAGGGGGTGAGCTCTGGCTCGGAATAAACGACACCGATCCTGCCAACAATTCCGGCTCATATGCGGTCGAGGTGTGCCTGGGACAGACCTCACCGTCTGCTACTACCACTACTATACCTGCAACCACTCCTGCAGGCACGACTTCATCTACATCAACGTCCGCCGTTACGAGCCTGTCCTGTGCAAACAAGGACAATGAAGAGAAAGGGTGTGGACCTTTCTATGGTGCGCATACATATCTATTTGGAGCTCAAAATGTAACATCAGTAGTTGCGCGTTTTGACACCGGCCGAAGGTTCAACTGTCGGAGTGTCGTGACATTTGACGTTTACCGAAACGGGGTATGGCAGACGATAAAAACGGTGGATGCTGTATCATCGTCAGGAAATTCCGAGTTTGCGCCTATTGAGGTTCAGGTACCTGTCAACGATACCATTTCCGGCTTCAGAATTTCTGATGGGTGTGTATGTTGCATAGACTTCTCCGAAATCACGATTTACGGCTCACAATCATTACCTCAATCATCAACAACCACTTCTACTAGTGCGTCAAATGTATTCGGCTCCACTCAGATCCTCAACAAGGGTTTCAAGGGCAATATCTATTATTTGGAGGAGGGAACGAGTCACCTTCCCGATTTCTCAAAAATGACTCCCGTCGGCACAATTTACATTGAGCAACTGGATATACCTGACAGGGATTTCACCGAGGGATTCCCGGGCATTACCAACAGGTTTGAATGGTTCGGAATCTCCTATGTCGGCGGAGTTTTTATCCCAGCCGAGGGCTATTACACATTCAAATTGACGTCCGATGACGGCGCCAAACTTTATATCGATGGTGAGCTGAAGATCGACAACGATGGGATACACCCATTCAGAACCCAAACAAAACAGGTGTATCTGACCAGAGGAGATCATGTTATAAAGGTTGATTATTTTCAGGGTCCAAGAGCCCGTTTATGCCTCCAGTTACATGTTCAAACTCCGGGTGGAGCAGAAGACCCGCTGAAACCCGGGCTCGACCCGTCCCAAATAGTATCTCCCGCTCCTGCATCGACCACCACTACCATTACGACAACCATACCTGCAGGCACTGCGCTCATTGCCGAGTCCAGGACCGTTATGACCGGCGGTACGGTTCAGGTGCCGATTTATTTCCAGGATGCTCAGAGCGTCGGCAGTCTGGGTTTCACACTATCTTACGATCCTGCAGTATTGCAGGTGGTAAAAGTATCCAAGGGATCCCTGCTGGCGCCGGCTACCTTTACATCCAGCGACCAATCCGGTTCCATTATTTTCGGTTTTGCTTCGCCCCAGGCGATCAGCGGCAACGGCTCCGCGGCCATTGTTGAATTCAGGGCTCTGGGCAGCGCGGGCAGCACAAGTGCTTTGACGCTGTCTGAGATACTGGCAACCAGCTATTACGGCTCCTCACTGACCGTCAGCCCCGTCAACGGCCTGCTTACCATCGGGCAAAATCAGCCGGGCGATGCCGACGGAGACGGCAAACTCAGTGTGCTGGATGCGCTGATTGCCCTTAAAATGTATGTCAAGTCGCTCCCGCTGGACCTGATAGCTGATATCAACCAGGATGGGAGGGTCACCCCCGAGGATGCCAGGTTGATTATGGAGAAGGCCAAGCCATAA
- a CDS encoding DctP family TRAP transporter solute-binding subunit — protein sequence MINVKTVLCIILAGLATILCGCIPAVVVSDIPARNWVMSVVTNENSAWTRGAQLFADLVKQRSGGRIQITVHPDAGLAGGNQVNELTMLRDGNINFTYHSNLLYSNLDQSFAAISMPWLFTDYAQVDAALSGAAGSELLKETEAYGIVGLAYGENGFRQLTNSKLAVRGPDDMHGLKIRIPDVGLYNSIYTELGATPIIMNFPEVTGALKQGQIDGQENPVDIIVSSRLYEVQNHITVWNYSYDALILGMNKKDWDGLPAAAQNIIRQAAIEASQEQVKLSRDAARTKLSLLRDKGMAVTELTPDQVKAFRTATEPVYAEWSGKIEPHIQKLWEIRSLSQ from the coding sequence TTGATCAACGTTAAGACTGTTCTGTGTATTATATTGGCTGGATTGGCAACCATTTTATGCGGTTGCATTCCTGCGGTGGTGGTATCCGATATCCCGGCCCGCAACTGGGTAATGAGCGTCGTGACCAACGAAAACTCAGCCTGGACCAGAGGAGCGCAGCTGTTCGCCGACCTGGTCAAACAACGCAGCGGCGGCCGGATTCAGATAACAGTTCATCCCGATGCCGGGCTGGCGGGCGGCAACCAGGTGAACGAACTGACCATGCTGCGGGACGGCAACATTAATTTCACCTATCACTCCAATTTGCTTTATTCCAATCTCGACCAATCGTTCGCGGCCATTTCCATGCCGTGGTTGTTCACGGACTATGCGCAGGTCGATGCGGCGCTGTCAGGTGCGGCCGGCAGCGAGCTGTTGAAGGAGACGGAAGCCTACGGCATAGTCGGCCTGGCCTACGGCGAGAACGGTTTTCGCCAGTTGACCAACAGCAAGCTCGCGGTACGTGGACCCGACGACATGCACGGTTTGAAGATCCGTATCCCCGATGTAGGGCTATATAACTCGATTTACACAGAACTGGGCGCCACCCCCATAATAATGAACTTCCCCGAGGTTACCGGCGCACTCAAGCAGGGACAAATCGACGGCCAGGAGAATCCCGTGGACATTATTGTGTCCTCCCGGCTCTACGAGGTACAGAACCATATTACCGTCTGGAACTACTCCTACGACGCCCTTATCCTGGGAATGAACAAGAAGGACTGGGACGGTTTACCCGCCGCTGCACAGAATATTATCAGGCAGGCGGCAATCGAAGCTTCACAGGAACAGGTAAAGCTGTCTCGCGATGCCGCCCGGACGAAGTTGAGCCTGTTGCGTGATAAGGGCATGGCTGTAACCGAACTGACACCGGACCAGGTTAAAGCATTTCGGACTGCGACAGAACCGGTATATGCGGAATGGTCGGGTAAGATCGAACCCCATATTCAAAAGTTATGGGAGATCAGGAGCCTGTCCCAGTAG
- a CDS encoding GIY-YIG nuclease family protein gives MKGAWYVYIVECSEGTLYTGITNNIDKRIRDHNAGIGSRYTKGRRPVKLLGKWDCADKSHAAKMEYKIKRLSRSDKLRAIMGMVKSKGEGELDQR, from the coding sequence ATGAAAGGCGCCTGGTACGTTTATATAGTCGAGTGCAGTGAGGGTACCCTTTACACAGGCATCACTAACAATATTGATAAGCGTATAAGGGATCACAATGCAGGGATCGGTTCCAGGTACACCAAAGGGAGGAGGCCTGTTAAATTGCTCGGGAAGTGGGATTGTGCCGACAAATCACATGCAGCTAAAATGGAGTATAAAATAAAGCGCCTTTCCAGATCAGATAAACTGAGGGCAATCATGGGAATGGTAAAATCAAAAGGAGAAGGGGAACTTGATCAACGTTAA
- a CDS encoding GIY-YIG nuclease family protein has protein sequence MDRRKTLINEYKQAKVVGGVYRLINTHNGMYLLDCTPNLQAKQNSFNFTISSGSCLDLRLKEAWESSGGEAFAFEILESLEKKKEQTQEEFIDDLKMLKQLWSDKLDSSKSY, from the coding sequence ATGGATAGAAGAAAAACACTTATAAATGAATATAAGCAGGCGAAGGTTGTTGGCGGAGTATACAGGTTGATCAATACTCACAACGGGATGTATTTATTGGACTGCACACCTAACCTTCAAGCAAAGCAAAACAGCTTCAATTTTACGATATCTTCGGGCTCTTGCCTTGACCTCCGCTTGAAGGAAGCGTGGGAATCGTCTGGAGGCGAGGCTTTTGCCTTTGAGATACTGGAGTCACTTGAGAAGAAGAAAGAGCAGACACAGGAAGAGTTTATAGATGACCTGAAAATGCTCAAGCAGTTGTGGAGTGATAAACTGGACTCATCAAAGAGCTACTGA
- a CDS encoding cohesin domain-containing protein, whose product MKSGTICRTLIIAALAALIIIPAAGCIKLPRKAASTSGQLKVPINAVNAGNLGSLEFELVYDPAIVQAEGVTKGDLADNAMLDFSLSRTGRIWVALVDSNGLNGNGSLAVISFHRVGSGQTAATLKLENVIAHDAINLVDIITSTTAGSLTTPPVINFTR is encoded by the coding sequence ATGAAATCAGGTACCATTTGTCGGACTTTAATCATTGCGGCGCTGGCCGCCTTAATAATCATACCGGCGGCCGGCTGCATCAAGCTGCCCCGGAAGGCTGCTTCGACAAGCGGGCAGTTGAAGGTCCCCATTAATGCTGTCAACGCCGGCAACCTGGGTAGCCTTGAGTTTGAATTGGTATATGACCCCGCTATCGTACAGGCGGAGGGCGTGACAAAGGGCGATCTGGCGGATAATGCCATGCTTGATTTCAGTCTGTCACGTACCGGCCGCATATGGGTGGCCCTGGTGGATTCCAACGGTTTAAACGGCAACGGTTCCCTGGCCGTGATATCCTTCCACAGGGTGGGAAGCGGGCAAACGGCGGCCACCCTTAAACTGGAAAATGTCATTGCCCACGACGCCATCAACCTTGTTGATATCATAACCAGCACCACCGCGGGAAGTCTAACAACACCACCGGTTATAAATTTTACCCGCTGA
- a CDS encoding type II toxin-antitoxin system HicB family antitoxin, which translates to MVKSYTAKYTKISSGYMGQLVEWPEVITEGKDIDECREMLKDALTEMILVVQTGWPKSQILIPLRQRFC; encoded by the coding sequence ATGGTTAAGAGCTACACTGCAAAATACACAAAGATAAGTTCGGGTTATATGGGACAGCTGGTTGAATGGCCTGAGGTGATTACCGAGGGTAAAGATATCGATGAATGTCGTGAAATGTTGAAAGATGCTCTAACTGAGATGATACTGGTTGTGCAAACAGGCTGGCCTAAATCCCAAATATTAATTCCGCTCAGACAAAGGTTTTGTTAA